From Mytilus galloprovincialis chromosome 9, xbMytGall1.hap1.1, whole genome shotgun sequence, the proteins below share one genomic window:
- the LOC143045470 gene encoding SUMO-conjugating enzyme UBC9-B, with amino-acid sequence MSGIAVGRLSEERKAWRKDHPFGFVARPTKNPDGTLNLLNWECAIPGKKGTPWEGGLYRLRMLFKEDYPSSPPKCKFEPPLFHPNVYPSGTVCLSLLDEEKDWRPAVTIKQILLGIQELLNEPNIKDPAQAEAYTIYCQNRTEYERRVKEQASRFRDPSL; translated from the exons ATGTCTGGCATAGCTGTAGGAAGACTGAGTGAAGAAAGAAAAGCTTGGAGGAAAGATCACCCATTT GGTTTTGTAGCCAGACCAACCAAAAATCCAGATGGAACATTAAATTTATTGAATTGGGAATGTGCAATACCAGGCAAGAAAGGG ACACCATGGGAAGGAGGATTATACAGATTAAGAATGTTATTTAAAGAAGACTATCCTAGCTCACCTCCTAAAT GTAAATTTGAACCTCCACTTTTCCATCCCAATGTTTATCCATCAGGAACAGTTTGTCTTTCACTGCTTGATGAAGAAAAAGATTGGAGGCCTGCAGTTACAATAAAACAG ATTTTACTGGGTATACAGGAATTATTGAATGAACCTAACATAAAAGATCCAGCACAGGCAGAGGCTTACACAATTTATTG TCAAAACAGAACAGAATATGAAAGACGAGTAAAAGAACAAGCTTCCAGATTTAGGGATCCTTCATTGTAG